GTAGATCTGACAGTTCGAAAACTTGAGCAAATCGTTGACACAGAATAATATACGAGATGTCAGATTTCTGCAAACCAAGAACACTGATATGACGGTCAGACCCAATAGCGGTCTTGTATGAAGAAAGGCGAGCTTGATAACAGACGCAACAAAACTTTCTCGTAACCAGTCTTAGGCGAATAAAGCGTACTATACTGACCTGCCGGTGGTTTCTTTAGGAGAACAAGTGCGCATCTAGCATCTTTCATGTTTCAGTAGGCCAGTTCTGGTCGTCGAGAGAGTAATGTTTTTCAGTTATCTCCGATGAGCCGATTTAACGAATGACTTGCTGGGTAATACATCTGGCAGGAATGTGCAATATATGACAACTAAGGTCGTTGTAATTGGAATGGGTTATGTTGGTATCCCATGTGCTGCATTATTAGCTGATGTTGACGGGATGGAAGTAACAGGTCTACAGAGGAGGTCTGAAAGATCGGGTTGGAAAATCGATGTGCTCAACAGTGGGAAGTCGCCATTTGAAGGAATTGAGCCCGGTCTTGAAGAACTGATTGCGAAAGTTGTTGAGAAAGGCACATTTCATGTTACTTCGGACATTAGCGTATTGGCTGAGGCCGATATTATTCTCATTGATGTGCAAACACCCACAGATGCACAAAACATGCCACGATATGACTCACTCAGGCAGGTCAGTGAGAGCATAGGCAAGCACATCAAAAAGGGTGCGATGGTTGTTGTCGAATCAACAGTGGCCCCTGGGACAACCCAGAACGTCGTTCAAACCATAATTGAAAAGGAATCAGGACTCAAAGGAGGAAAAGACTTCGACCTAGCATTTTCCTATGAGAGGGTCATGCCTGGAAAACTACTCGAATATATTACAGATATGCCTCGCGTCGTTGGTGGAATAACAGACAAGAGCACCGAAAGAGCTGTCGAGCTCTATTCCAAGATTGTGAATGAAAAAATTTACACAACTAATACACTTAGCGCTGAACTGGCAAAGACGATAGAGAACGCATACAGGGATGTCAATATTGCATTTGCCAATGAGATGGCTCTGGTTTGCGAAAGCCTTGGTGTGAACATTTACGAAATCATAGATCTCATCAACGCGCGGGATGATAGGCACATGCATATTCCCGGTGCGGGTGTAGGCGGTCATTGTCTTCCAAAGGATCCATGGCTGCTCAGATATGGACTTTACGAGTATGGCAGCTGGAAGGTTGAACCCGAGTTCATATCCTTATCACGAAGAATCAATGACAGCATGCCACTACATATGTCAGACCTGATAGAGAATGGTTTGCAAGCGCAAGGTGTTTCAATTCATGACGCGGAAGTAACTATTCTTGGGGTATCATATCTTGAGAACTCGGATGATACAAGAAACACCCCGGCGGCAGATTTAGTTTCGGCCCTGGAAGCACGAGGTGCCAAAGTACGACTCCATGATTCTTACGTTAGAAAATGGGAATTTGGACCACATGAAATTGAACGGGACCTCCTAGAAGCCGCAGAAGGAGCAGATTGTTTAGCATTGGTAACGAAGCACGACATGTACTATGATATTGACTTGGAGAAAATCAAATCGGTCATGAATACACCTGTTTTGGTAGATGGGCGAAACGTATTCGATTTCGAGGAAGTCAAAGCAGCCGGCTTCGAATATCGCTGTATTGGAAAACAGGGCGTCCAACGCAAAGGCCTGTAGACCAAGAACTTTGTGAAGTAAGGCTCTCCATAGGAGAAAGATGAGTCTCGATTAGTTCTCTCCGGAGGGGGCCTCAATCCTCATTTCCAAGATAATCTGTGAAATAACCTGATTTGTAAGCAGCGGCTATACCTATAATCCCGATTGCAGAAACTACTGCAACAGCAAACATAAGGGGTGAAACTGTTGCCGCTGACATTATAATAAGAGTTACATCTTTTGTCGTATTATGATCCGCTTCATCACTTATTGATAGTGTAAGATTGTATGTACCTTTATCCAATTCCGGCAAGTCAACCCGCAAGCTACTGTACCGCCAATATCGGTTGAATGTGACCTCATCAGATGAAACGAGATTACCGCTCAGGTAGAGATTGTAGCTTCCAGCGATATCCCGCTTGGGCTTGAAATTGTAGCAGAATTTCAAATCTATTGCTACATTGTCACCTTCCGTGAATCTCAACGTGCTGGGAGAATCTATACCGGGGGAATAGCGGAATCGT
This genomic interval from Candidatus Thorarchaeota archaeon contains the following:
- a CDS encoding nucleotide sugar dehydrogenase produces the protein MTTKVVVIGMGYVGIPCAALLADVDGMEVTGLQRRSERSGWKIDVLNSGKSPFEGIEPGLEELIAKVVEKGTFHVTSDISVLAEADIILIDVQTPTDAQNMPRYDSLRQVSESIGKHIKKGAMVVVESTVAPGTTQNVVQTIIEKESGLKGGKDFDLAFSYERVMPGKLLEYITDMPRVVGGITDKSTERAVELYSKIVNEKIYTTNTLSAELAKTIENAYRDVNIAFANEMALVCESLGVNIYEIIDLINARDDRHMHIPGAGVGGHCLPKDPWLLRYGLYEYGSWKVEPEFISLSRRINDSMPLHMSDLIENGLQAQGVSIHDAEVTILGVSYLENSDDTRNTPAADLVSALEARGAKVRLHDSYVRKWEFGPHEIERDLLEAAEGADCLALVTKHDMYYDIDLEKIKSVMNTPVLVDGRNVFDFEEVKAAGFEYRCIGKQGVQRKGL